A window of the Lolium perenne isolate Kyuss_39 chromosome 7, Kyuss_2.0, whole genome shotgun sequence genome harbors these coding sequences:
- the LOC127316341 gene encoding YTH domain-containing protein ECT4 — MESAHTGSERAGGSMSSPEPRMEVEQKPVLVGNTNEQTIPRKDEQPVKPTISLDSSVINLPSDVQGQAGTSNIGGEPNAAYPQHLYSPQAQPFYYQGPGYENPPNEWDVYPPYASAEGLEVGPAVVYNEDPSMMYHGGYGYDPYAPYSPISTPVPAGVSGDGQLYSPQQFSFSAPYYQQPVQPGMPYLSSPTPISQGETMMPIDPTQGAFIADTLSPNSFLFGPRPEWFRSSEGTGSFPSPAASPQPFGGVSGAFGQSNFPMASGMMSPQQKSFYGFGTPSDSYGRGFSHSGTFPHANNYGGPYPGYGLNGRSFIPIDKGRRRGRGNGLLCSCDGSLDFLNEQSRGPRATRPKKQPEDDSKDEKPSAGLDQESYNRTDFVTEYKNARFFIIKSYSEDNVHKSIKYGVWASTTNGNKKLDSAYHDVKEKEEHCPIFLLFSVNASAQFCGVAEMTGPVNFEKSVDYWQQDKWTGQFPVKWRIVKDVPNNLFRHIILENNENKPVTNSRDTQEVKLEQGLEMLKIFKDHEEDASILDDFDFYEEREKALLENKARLHQQQQISSSSVAEPKKSPTVPSELAGHITKSSSIVEPKKPLTVPTELVGHITKTFAQAVRLGETKSVSPSGEKKPAGDSSVAVKPVEVKESG; from the exons ATGGAATCGGCGCACACTGGATCGGAGAGGGCCGGCG GCTCGATGAGTTCACCGGAGCCAAGAATGGAGGTCGAGCAAAAACCTGTTCTTGTTGGTAACACTAACGAGCAG ACCATTCCTAGAAAGGACGAGCAACCTGTTAAACCCACCATTTCACTCGATTCAAGTGTTATCAATCTACCAAGTGAtgtacaaggccaagctggaacaTCCAACATAGGTGGGGAACCTAATGCTGCATATCCACAACACTTGTATTCTCCTCAGGCACAGCCATTCTATTACCAAG GTCCAGGATATGAGAACCCTCCAAATGAATGGGATGTATATCCTCCCTATGCGAGTGCTGAAGGATTGGAAGTGGGTCCAGCG GTTGTATACAACGAGGACCCTTCAATGATGTACCATGGTGGCTATGGATATGATCCTTATGCTCCTTATTCTCCTATCTCGACACCGGTACCGGCTGGTGTTAGTGGAGATGGTCAGCTCTACTCCCCTCAGCAGTTCTCCTTCTCGGCTCCTTACTACCAGCAACCAGTACAACCTGGCATGCCATATTTAAGCTCTCCTACTCCAATATCACAGGGTGAGACAATGATGCCAATTGACCCAACACAAGGAGCCTTTATCGCTGACACTCTGAGTCCAAACAGCTTCCTTTTTGGGCCAAGACcag AATGGTTTAGATCATCAGAAGGAACTGGTTCATTTCCATCACCTGCAGCTTCACCTCAACCTTTTGGTGGTGTTTCAGGGGCATTTGGACAAAGCAACTTTCCTATGGCTTCTGGAATG ATGTCCCCGCAGCAGAAGTCTTTCTATGGTTTTGGAACCCCCAGTGACTCTTATGGAAGAGGGTTCTCTCATAGTGGGACTTTCCCACACGCCAATAATTATGGGGGGCCTTACCCTGGCTATGGCCTGAATGGTAGAAGTTTTATTCCGATTGACAAAGGGCGCAGGAGAGGAAGGGGTAATGGTCTGTTATGCAGTTGTGATGGTTCTCTTGACTTCCTTAATGAGCAAAGCCGGGGTCCACGCGCCACCAGGCCTAAGAAGCAACCAGAGGATGATAGTAAAGATGAGAAGCCTTCTGCTGGACTTGACCAGGAGTCATACAACAGGACTGACTTTGTTACAGAGTACAAAAATGCTAGATTTTTTATCATAAAGTCATACAGTGAAGATAATGTGCACAAGAGCATCAAATATGGTGTTTGGGCTAGCACCACAAATGGAAACAAGAAACTAGACTCGGCCTACCATGATGTGAAGGAGAAGGAAGAACACTGTCCCATTTTTCTGTTGTTTTCG GTGAATGCTAGCGCACAGTTCTGCGGTGTTGCAGAGATGACTGGACCAGTGAATTTTGAGAAGAGTGTGGACTACTGGCAGCAAGATAAGTGGACTGGCCAGTTCCCTGTTAAGTGGCGGATAGTGAAGGATGTACCGAATAATCTCTTCCGCCATATAATTCTTGAAAACAACGAGAACAAACCTGTAACCAACAGCCGGGACACACAAGAG GTGAAACTGGAACAAGGACTAGAGATGCTGAAAATCTTCAAGGACCATGAGGAGGATGCGTCAATCCTTGATGACTTTGACTTCTACGAAGAACGTGAGAAAGCCCTGCTGGAGAATAAGGCGCGGCTGCATCAGCAGCAACAGATATCCAGCTCCAGTGTTGCTGAGCCCAAGAAGTCGCCGACTGTACCCTCTGAGCTGGCGGGTCATATCACCAAGAGTTCTAGCATTGTGGAACCCAAGAAGCCCCTGACCGTACCCACTGAGCTGGTGGGTCATATCACCAAGACTTTTGCTCAGGCTGTGCGGCTTGGTGAAACCAAGAGTGTGAGCCCTTCAGGCGAGAAAAAGCCTGCTGGGGATTCATCTGTTGCTGTGAAGCCTGTAGAAGTCAAAGAGAGCGGCTAG